The Pseudodesulfovibrio alkaliphilus genome has a window encoding:
- a CDS encoding desulfoferrodoxin, with translation MGIKLGEVYKCNVCGNIVMAIHEGGGDLVCCGENMNLMTENTVDASTEKHVPVWTRDGDKITVKVGSVAHPMEEKHYIEWIEVMVGDTVLTKLLKPGEAPEAEFCVCGLAGEVKVREYCNIHGLWAAK, from the coding sequence ATGGGCATCAAACTCGGTGAAGTTTACAAGTGTAACGTCTGCGGCAACATTGTCATGGCCATCCACGAAGGCGGCGGCGACCTTGTCTGTTGCGGGGAGAACATGAATCTGATGACGGAAAACACGGTTGACGCCTCGACCGAGAAGCATGTTCCGGTCTGGACCCGGGATGGCGACAAGATCACGGTCAAGGTCGGCTCCGTGGCCCATCCCATGGAGGAGAAGCACTACATCGAGTGGATCGAGGTCATGGTGGGCGACACCGTGCTGACCAAGCTGCTCAAGCCCGGCGAGGCCCCGGAGGCGGAATTCTGCGTCTGCGGGCTCGCTGGCGAGGTAAAGGTCCGCGAGTACTGCAACATCCATGGCCTCTGGGCCGCCAAGTAG
- the rd gene encoding rubredoxin, with protein MQKYVCEICGYVYDPAQGDPDSDIPAGTSFDDLPDDWTCPICGATKENFVPED; from the coding sequence ATGCAGAAATACGTGTGCGAAATTTGCGGCTATGTTTACGACCCCGCCCAGGGCGATCCTGACAGCGACATCCCGGCCGGCACCAGCTTCGACGATCTGCCGGACGACTGGACCTGTCCCATCTGCGGAGCGACCAAGGAGAATTTCGTCCCTGAGGACTAG
- a CDS encoding FprA family A-type flavoprotein — MRPVQMKEGVHWVGIVDWNRRNFHGYSKSPMGTTYNNFLILDDKVTLVDTVAEEFWGALQCNLAQVLGTDRKIDYFVINHLEPDHAGCLALAVEKYRPEKIYTSPMGQKAMAAHFHYKDWPVEVVPTGSSISLGKRTLKFIEARMLHWPDSMLTYCPEDRILYCNDAFGQNWATSERWADEVDRHTLEELMKAYYANIVLPYSPVVLKTLSALAEMNLEIDMICPDHGLMLRGDDVPWAIAKYIEFAEQKPKNRAVIVYDTMWHSTEKMAGAVASGLADAGVSVRIMSMKENHHSEVMTEVFDAAAVVFGSPTHNNGILPLMADMLTYMKGLRPQNKIGSAIGSFGWSGECTKILTQWIEDMGMELVDPVKVKHVPTHDTYAQCYEQGKAIAAAIKAKLK; from the coding sequence ATGAGACCTGTACAGATGAAAGAAGGTGTCCACTGGGTCGGCATAGTGGACTGGAACCGTCGGAATTTTCACGGTTACTCCAAGTCGCCCATGGGTACCACCTACAACAACTTCCTGATCCTCGACGACAAGGTGACGCTGGTGGACACCGTGGCCGAGGAGTTCTGGGGCGCCCTGCAATGCAATCTGGCCCAGGTGCTGGGTACGGACAGGAAGATCGACTATTTCGTCATCAACCATCTGGAGCCGGACCACGCGGGCTGCCTTGCCCTGGCTGTGGAAAAGTACCGGCCAGAGAAGATTTACACCTCGCCAATGGGCCAGAAGGCCATGGCCGCCCACTTTCACTACAAGGATTGGCCGGTCGAGGTGGTGCCCACCGGCAGCTCAATCAGTCTGGGCAAGCGCACCCTGAAGTTCATTGAGGCGCGTATGCTCCATTGGCCCGACTCCATGCTGACCTATTGTCCCGAGGACCGGATTCTCTATTGCAACGACGCCTTCGGCCAGAACTGGGCCACCAGCGAGCGCTGGGCCGACGAGGTGGACCGCCATACCCTGGAAGAACTGATGAAGGCGTACTACGCCAACATCGTGCTGCCGTATTCGCCTGTGGTGCTCAAGACCCTGTCCGCTCTGGCCGAGATGAATCTTGAGATCGACATGATCTGCCCGGACCACGGGCTGATGCTGCGCGGGGACGACGTGCCTTGGGCCATAGCCAAGTACATTGAGTTCGCCGAGCAGAAACCGAAGAACCGGGCGGTGATCGTCTATGACACCATGTGGCACTCCACCGAGAAGATGGCCGGGGCCGTGGCCAGCGGTCTGGCCGACGCAGGCGTGTCCGTGCGTATCATGTCCATGAAGGAGAACCACCACTCCGAGGTCATGACCGAGGTGTTCGACGCCGCGGCCGTGGTCTTCGGTTCGCCCACGCACAATAACGGCATCCTGCCGCTCATGGCCGACATGCTTACCTACATGAAGGGGCTGCGGCCACAAAACAAGATCGGTTCGGCCATCGGTTCGTTCGGCTGGTCCGGCGAGTGCACCAAGATCCTGACCCAGTGGATCGAGGACATGGGCATGGAGCTGGTGGACCCGGTCAAGGTCAAGCATGTGCCCACCCATGACACCTATGCCCAGTGCTACGAACAGGGCAAGGCCATAGCCGCCGCCATCAAGGCCAAGCTGAAATAA
- a CDS encoding YaiI/YqxD family protein: MHIWVDADACPVVIKEVLFKTALRREVRLTLVANTHLAVPASPLIDTLRVGNGFNEADDEIARLAEAGDLVVTADIPLADRIVDKGATGLNPRGELYTPDNVKGLLRMRNLMEELRSAGMAPGGPPPIGPRHKQDFTNQLDKFLTRSEKLS; encoded by the coding sequence ATGCACATCTGGGTCGATGCCGACGCCTGTCCCGTGGTCATCAAGGAAGTGCTCTTCAAAACCGCCCTGCGCCGCGAGGTGCGGCTGACCCTGGTGGCCAACACCCACCTTGCCGTGCCCGCCTCCCCCCTCATCGACACCCTCCGCGTGGGCAACGGCTTCAACGAGGCGGACGACGAGATCGCCCGCCTGGCCGAAGCAGGCGACCTGGTGGTGACCGCCGACATCCCCCTGGCCGACCGCATTGTGGACAAGGGAGCCACGGGTCTCAACCCCAGGGGCGAGCTCTACACCCCGGACAACGTCAAGGGACTGCTGCGCATGCGCAATCTCATGGAAGAGCTGCGCAGCGCGGGCATGGCACCGGGCGGCCCCCCGCCCATCGGCCCGCGCCACAAGCAGGACTTCACCAACCAGCTCGACAAGTTCCTGACACGCAGCGAGAAGCTGAGCTGA
- a CDS encoding YwbE family protein: MSGTTRKDIAPGMTVEIVLKKDQRSGTLTRGVVAALLTKSPVHPHGIKVRLTDGQVGRVKRIVPANPGHAV; this comes from the coding sequence ATGAGCGGCACCACGCGCAAAGACATCGCCCCCGGCATGACCGTGGAGATAGTCCTCAAGAAGGACCAGCGCTCCGGCACACTCACCCGGGGCGTCGTGGCCGCGCTGCTGACCAAGTCCCCCGTCCACCCCCACGGCATCAAAGTGCGCCTGACCGACGGCCAGGTGGGCCGGGTCAAACGCATCGTGCCCGCCAACCCCGGTCACGCGGTCTGA
- a CDS encoding OmpA family protein, translated as MRKSKRLLLTALAVVMTMSFAFAATASAKMVKKVDNFIFFSDQSGSMAQKHKELGERKIDMAITNMQAMNQAVPALDYTSALFLFAPFEGKSGPGAYNKGAMGNAITSVGTDFDIYGRRTTMGNGLIDLDPVIAALPGKTAVIMFTDGDSNLGADPVAQARGLYAKYGNNLCIHIVSYGDNARGQMIIDNIRALSSCSVVTDYASLSSPGGMNAYVKDVFYAEVADAPAPAPVPVTPMEKETITFSLHFGFDKYQITDEMIPVLEQAKMILDENPSASYEIAGHTDSTGPEAYNQGLSERRAGSVKDWMVANGISASRLEAKGYGELSPKYDNSTIEGRKLNRRVEIQTK; from the coding sequence ATGAGAAAATCCAAGAGACTTTTACTCACCGCCCTTGCCGTCGTCATGACCATGTCCTTCGCTTTCGCGGCCACGGCCAGCGCCAAGATGGTCAAGAAAGTGGACAACTTCATCTTCTTCTCCGACCAGTCCGGCTCCATGGCGCAAAAGCACAAGGAACTGGGGGAACGCAAAATAGACATGGCCATCACGAACATGCAGGCCATGAACCAGGCCGTGCCAGCGCTGGACTACACCTCGGCCCTGTTCCTTTTCGCCCCCTTTGAGGGCAAATCCGGCCCCGGGGCCTACAACAAGGGAGCCATGGGAAACGCCATCACCTCCGTCGGCACCGACTTTGACATCTACGGCCGCCGCACCACCATGGGCAACGGCCTCATCGACCTCGACCCGGTCATCGCCGCCCTGCCCGGCAAGACCGCAGTGATCATGTTCACCGACGGCGACTCCAACCTGGGCGCCGATCCCGTGGCCCAGGCCCGCGGGCTCTACGCCAAGTACGGCAACAACCTGTGCATCCACATCGTCAGCTACGGGGACAACGCCCGTGGCCAGATGATCATCGACAACATCCGTGCCCTGTCCTCCTGCTCCGTGGTGACCGACTATGCCTCCCTGAGCAGCCCCGGCGGCATGAACGCCTATGTCAAGGACGTTTTCTACGCCGAGGTGGCCGATGCCCCGGCCCCGGCTCCGGTCCCTGTCACTCCCATGGAGAAGGAGACCATCACCTTCAGCCTGCACTTTGGCTTTGACAAGTACCAGATCACCGACGAGATGATCCCGGTGCTCGAGCAGGCCAAGATGATCCTGGACGAGAACCCCTCGGCCTCCTACGAGATCGCCGGTCACACCGACTCCACCGGCCCCGAGGCATACAACCAGGGACTGTCCGAGCGCCGCGCCGGTTCGGTCAAGGACTGGATGGTGGCCAACGGCATCAGCGCCTCGCGCCTGGAAGCCAAGGGCTACGGCGAGCTGTCGCCCAAGTACGACAACTCCACCATCGAAGGCCGCAAGCTCAACCGCAGGGTTGAAATCCAGACCAAGTAA
- the rfaD gene encoding ADP-glyceromanno-heptose 6-epimerase — MYIVTGGAGFIGSAMVWKLNQLGIDDILVVDNLSTSDKWNNLVGLRYEDYLHRDQFLKFVLEGDDPFDTRAVIHMGACSATTERDADFLMENNYRYTQYVCRHCLNHDARFINASSAATYGNGEWGFDDDHAGMDRLRPLNMYGYSKQLFDLWAQKGGMLDRIVSLKFFNVYGPNEYHKQDMRSVLCKAHRQILETGRLKLFKSHREQYPHGGQMRDFVYIKDCVDIMAWFLEHPDKNGVFNIGTGTARTWNDLAAAVFAAMDREPVIEYIPMPEAIRDKYQYFTEAKMDKLAAAGCDVTLTSLEDGAADYVRNYLDTDNPYLSSR; from the coding sequence ATGTACATAGTCACCGGCGGCGCAGGGTTCATCGGCAGCGCCATGGTCTGGAAGCTCAACCAGCTCGGCATCGACGACATTCTGGTGGTGGATAATTTGTCCACGAGCGATAAATGGAACAATCTCGTCGGATTGCGCTACGAAGACTATCTGCACCGCGACCAGTTCCTCAAGTTCGTGCTGGAGGGGGACGACCCCTTCGACACCCGGGCAGTGATCCACATGGGCGCCTGCTCGGCCACCACCGAGCGCGACGCGGACTTTCTCATGGAGAACAACTACCGCTACACCCAGTACGTCTGCCGGCATTGCCTCAACCACGACGCCAGGTTCATCAACGCCTCCAGCGCCGCCACCTACGGCAACGGGGAATGGGGATTCGACGACGACCATGCGGGCATGGACAGGCTGCGCCCCCTGAACATGTACGGCTACTCCAAGCAGCTCTTCGACCTGTGGGCCCAAAAGGGCGGTATGCTGGACCGCATCGTCAGCCTTAAGTTCTTCAATGTCTACGGGCCAAACGAATACCACAAGCAGGACATGCGCAGCGTTCTCTGCAAGGCCCATCGGCAGATACTGGAAACCGGGCGGCTCAAGCTTTTCAAATCCCATCGCGAGCAGTACCCCCACGGCGGACAGATGCGCGACTTTGTCTACATCAAGGACTGCGTGGACATCATGGCCTGGTTCCTGGAACATCCCGACAAGAACGGCGTCTTCAACATCGGCACGGGTACGGCCCGGACCTGGAATGATCTGGCTGCGGCCGTGTTCGCGGCCATGGACCGGGAGCCGGTCATCGAGTACATCCCCATGCCCGAGGCCATCCGCGACAAGTACCAGTATTTCACCGAGGCGAAGATGGACAAGCTGGCCGCCGCAGGATGCGACGTGACCCTGACCTCCCTTGAGGATGGCGCGGCCGACTATGTGCGCAACTATCTTGACACGGACAACCCGTATCTTTCGTCGCGCTAG
- a CDS encoding LPS-assembly protein LptD — protein sequence MFLRRFAKHMGLTGCLAVAVILCLPWTLMGKNAQLDRVRQYVPDTPVRTPELDEWTFSADRVVGDHTSEYMEAFGNCTLAMGDNQLRADFARYYQRTGWVFLKGNLRAQWGGDFLQADEGEFDLNTMTGWLKNGRLFMAKPHVYVEAERVAKNSGGSYSFQNAKVTACDGEKPAWSVTSEEGEVVLDGRVKLYRSAFRIRDVPVFYWPYMALPGRGDRQSGFLPPAVSSSKKLGMQVNLPYYWVISDEADATFYQNYMSRRGYMQGVELRHTEDAGTRGLWMVDALKDNRRAETEADEWKDYRGDGLARPNRSRWWVRSKYDGWLGSPELKVKLDIDLVSDQNYLRDFQNGPNGFDRTRAEFLEAFGRDIDNKDSTLRTSVAYASRSWDRFGATGSLTYVENLEFMNGNGREADNTTVQTLPELNLFAFQQQVPGTPLEVSGNAKYDFFTRNKGHSGHRVRLTPELKLPLQTDYVTFIPSVSGDVTTYDLTRHQSYGDQAVVDDGGRTRYIDTNATKKGFQSRATWGAGFTAFSEMTRVFSLSETPLAEPTLAGTSRWTRLKHSIVPRVEYAYTPTITGQDELPYFDRYDRIQGRNEVVYSLTNVLDRRRESVVLSPGSGDGPRTSVASDYLDFLVFRIEQAYDRNEATRTDQLAAYKRRPFSDVLAEIRIRPENFIDLVSRTWFSPYKASLTQNENYLRLHKSGLGEFTVGYDYLTSIDEYKRYREKTMSILALGAKWEISNDLTLITKYRHDFNSRRDLERTLALSWAAECYTLYMSVSQKSGDTRFEIGFDLFNF from the coding sequence GTGTTTTTGAGACGTTTCGCCAAGCACATGGGTTTGACCGGCTGCCTTGCGGTCGCCGTCATCCTGTGCCTGCCCTGGACGCTGATGGGCAAGAACGCCCAGCTTGACCGGGTCAGGCAGTATGTGCCCGACACCCCGGTGCGTACGCCAGAGCTGGACGAGTGGACCTTTTCGGCCGACCGGGTGGTGGGGGACCACACCAGCGAGTACATGGAGGCCTTTGGCAACTGCACCCTGGCCATGGGCGACAACCAGTTGCGGGCTGACTTCGCCCGCTACTACCAGCGAACGGGCTGGGTTTTTCTCAAGGGCAACTTGCGCGCTCAGTGGGGCGGCGATTTTCTCCAGGCCGACGAGGGCGAGTTCGACCTCAACACCATGACCGGCTGGCTCAAGAACGGCCGTCTGTTCATGGCCAAGCCCCATGTCTATGTCGAGGCCGAGCGGGTGGCCAAGAACTCGGGCGGCTCATACTCCTTCCAGAACGCCAAGGTCACGGCCTGCGACGGCGAAAAGCCCGCCTGGTCCGTGACCAGCGAAGAGGGAGAGGTGGTGCTCGACGGCCGGGTCAAGCTCTACCGCTCCGCCTTCCGCATCCGCGATGTGCCGGTCTTCTACTGGCCCTACATGGCACTGCCCGGCCGCGGGGATCGCCAGTCGGGTTTTCTGCCGCCCGCGGTCTCGTCAAGCAAGAAGCTCGGCATGCAGGTCAACCTGCCCTATTACTGGGTTATCAGTGACGAGGCGGATGCGACCTTCTATCAGAACTACATGAGTCGGCGCGGCTACATGCAGGGGGTTGAGCTGCGCCATACCGAAGACGCGGGCACCAGGGGCCTTTGGATGGTGGACGCCCTCAAGGACAACCGCCGCGCCGAGACAGAGGCCGACGAGTGGAAGGACTACCGGGGCGACGGGCTCGCCCGGCCCAACCGGAGCCGTTGGTGGGTGCGCAGCAAATACGACGGCTGGCTCGGCAGTCCCGAACTCAAGGTCAAGCTCGACATTGATCTGGTCTCGGACCAGAACTATCTGCGCGACTTTCAGAACGGGCCCAACGGATTCGACCGGACCCGGGCCGAGTTCCTTGAAGCCTTTGGCCGCGACATCGACAACAAGGACAGCACCCTGCGCACCAGCGTGGCCTACGCAAGCCGCAGCTGGGACCGATTCGGGGCCACGGGCTCCCTGACCTATGTGGAAAATCTCGAATTCATGAACGGCAATGGCCGGGAGGCCGACAACACCACGGTCCAGACCCTGCCCGAGCTGAATCTCTTCGCCTTCCAGCAGCAGGTGCCGGGCACGCCCCTTGAGGTCTCGGGCAACGCCAAGTACGACTTCTTCACCCGCAACAAGGGGCACTCGGGCCACCGGGTGCGCCTGACCCCGGAGCTGAAGCTGCCGCTTCAGACCGACTATGTCACTTTCATCCCTTCCGTGTCCGGCGATGTCACCACCTATGACCTGACCCGCCACCAGAGCTACGGCGACCAGGCCGTGGTGGACGACGGCGGCCGCACCCGGTACATCGACACCAACGCCACCAAGAAGGGTTTTCAGTCGCGAGCCACCTGGGGGGCCGGGTTCACCGCCTTCAGCGAGATGACCCGGGTCTTCAGTCTCTCGGAGACGCCTTTGGCCGAGCCGACCCTGGCGGGCACCAGCCGCTGGACCCGGCTCAAGCACTCCATCGTGCCCCGGGTCGAGTACGCCTACACCCCGACCATCACCGGCCAGGACGAGCTGCCCTACTTTGACCGTTACGATCGAATTCAGGGGCGCAACGAGGTGGTCTACTCCCTGACCAACGTGCTCGACAGACGACGCGAAAGCGTGGTTCTCTCGCCCGGCTCCGGTGATGGCCCTCGGACCTCGGTGGCCTCGGATTATCTCGATTTTCTGGTCTTTCGCATTGAGCAGGCGTACGACCGCAACGAGGCCACCCGCACGGATCAGCTCGCTGCCTACAAACGCAGACCCTTCTCGGATGTCCTTGCCGAAATCCGCATCAGGCCGGAAAACTTCATCGATCTGGTCAGCCGGACGTGGTTTTCGCCCTACAAGGCAAGCCTGACCCAAAACGAAAACTATCTGCGCCTCCACAAGAGCGGACTTGGCGAGTTCACAGTGGGCTACGACTATCTGACCAGTATCGACGAGTACAAGCGCTACCGCGAGAAGACCATGTCCATCCTTGCCCTGGGGGCAAAATGGGAGATCAGCAACGATCTGACCTTGATCACCAAGTACCGTCACGACTTCAACAGCAGGCGCGACCTTGAGCGCACCCTGGCCCTGTCCTGGGCCGCCGAGTGCTACACCCTGTATATGTCTGTCAGCCAGAAATCGGGCGACACCCGTTTCGAGATCGGCTTCGACCTCTTTAATTTTTGA
- the mutL gene encoding DNA mismatch repair endonuclease MutL, with translation MQHTEDIRVLPPGLKNQIAAGEVVERPASVVKELVENSLDAGATRVDVTLERGGRGLIVVQDNGRGVPADQLGLAVTRHATSKLRTFDDLSAIGSFGFRGEALPSIASVSRFVMTSRAQGAAEAVFIEVRGGEVAGQGPASLAAGTRVEVRELFANTPARLKFLKAETTENKRCQDTLMRISLAHPGCGFSLTMNGREVFRLPPDQVLAARLRTFWPPAVCDALAPFDFERLGYRASGVAGAPSAAQSRADRILLYVNGRPVQDKLMLGAVRQAYKGMLLSREYPQLVLFLDLPREEVDVNVHPAKLEVRFTEESRVFSVIRGGVVQALSAMNEPARAGESGGAQAREASHDFSAPGSRFAGEGGFDGTGRETVGTPKHASFREGGAKFSSYRDYAAMTSRPGTLDFGPGSDGEREPGGTGEEPESGFATGTGGGFGLRDGSRAAPLAGTDFIYLGQVADTYLVLRSGASLVLVDQHAAHERVLLAAMRRERTRGDSQPLALPLTLPLHPSEAESLDELGEGLRTMGFLLEREGDTLVVRGVPPTLDTGRAREYLAAALASRARTIDDLWTMMACKTAIKAGQPLATDEALALLEVWLRTPERDYCPHGRPITVSWNPGELEKLFKRK, from the coding sequence ATGCAACACACCGAAGATATACGCGTCCTCCCTCCGGGGCTGAAGAACCAGATCGCGGCGGGCGAGGTGGTGGAGCGGCCCGCCAGCGTGGTCAAGGAGCTGGTGGAGAACAGCCTCGACGCCGGGGCCACGCGTGTGGACGTGACCCTGGAGCGCGGCGGCCGGGGGCTGATCGTGGTTCAGGACAACGGCCGCGGCGTTCCGGCCGACCAGCTCGGGCTGGCTGTCACCCGTCACGCCACCAGCAAATTGCGCACCTTTGACGACCTTTCGGCCATCGGGTCCTTCGGGTTCAGGGGCGAAGCCCTGCCCAGCATCGCCTCGGTCTCGCGCTTCGTCATGACCTCGCGGGCCCAGGGCGCGGCCGAGGCCGTCTTTATCGAGGTGCGCGGGGGCGAGGTGGCCGGGCAGGGGCCTGCCTCCCTGGCTGCGGGCACCCGTGTCGAGGTGCGCGAGCTCTTCGCCAACACCCCGGCCCGTCTCAAATTCCTCAAGGCCGAGACCACCGAAAACAAGCGCTGCCAGGATACGCTCATGCGTATCAGTCTGGCCCATCCGGGCTGCGGTTTTTCCCTGACCATGAACGGCCGCGAGGTGTTCCGCCTGCCGCCGGATCAGGTCCTGGCCGCCCGGCTGCGCACCTTCTGGCCTCCGGCGGTGTGCGACGCCCTGGCCCCCTTTGATTTCGAGCGGCTGGGCTACCGGGCCAGCGGGGTGGCCGGTGCGCCTTCGGCCGCCCAGAGCCGGGCCGACCGCATCCTGCTGTATGTCAACGGCCGTCCGGTGCAGGACAAGCTCATGCTCGGCGCGGTGCGTCAGGCCTACAAGGGGATGCTCCTCTCCCGGGAATACCCCCAGCTGGTCTTGTTTCTCGACCTGCCGAGGGAAGAGGTGGATGTCAATGTTCATCCGGCAAAGCTCGAAGTGCGTTTCACCGAGGAGAGCCGGGTCTTTTCGGTTATCCGGGGCGGCGTTGTCCAGGCCCTTTCGGCAATGAACGAGCCTGCCCGCGCCGGGGAATCGGGTGGGGCACAGGCGCGGGAAGCCTCGCATGACTTCAGTGCGCCGGGCAGCCGTTTCGCCGGGGAGGGCGGTTTTGACGGCACTGGCCGCGAGACTGTCGGCACCCCTAAGCACGCCTCGTTTCGCGAGGGCGGGGCGAAATTCTCCTCCTACCGCGACTACGCGGCCATGACCAGCCGCCCGGGAACACTGGATTTCGGACCCGGTTCCGACGGAGAGCGGGAGCCGGGCGGAACCGGCGAGGAGCCCGAATCCGGATTTGCCACCGGGACCGGCGGCGGCTTCGGCCTGCGCGACGGATCGCGGGCCGCCCCCCTGGCCGGAACCGACTTCATCTATCTCGGGCAGGTGGCCGACACCTATCTGGTGTTGCGAAGCGGCGCCTCGCTGGTGCTGGTGGATCAGCACGCGGCCCACGAGCGCGTGCTGCTGGCGGCCATGCGTAGGGAGCGGACCCGGGGAGATTCCCAGCCCCTGGCCCTGCCCCTGACTCTGCCCCTGCACCCCAGCGAGGCCGAGTCGCTCGACGAATTGGGCGAGGGACTGCGCACCATGGGTTTTCTCCTTGAGCGCGAAGGCGATACCCTCGTTGTGCGCGGCGTGCCGCCCACCTTGGACACGGGCCGCGCCAGGGAGTACCTCGCTGCCGCGTTGGCCTCCCGGGCCAGGACCATCGACGATCTGTGGACCATGATGGCCTGCAAGACCGCCATCAAGGCCGGGCAGCCTCTGGCCACGGACGAGGCCCTGGCCCTGCTCGAGGTCTGGCTGCGCACCCCGGAGCGCGACTACTGCCCCCACGGCAGGCCCATCACGGTGTCGTGGAATCCGGGGGAACTGGAAAAACTCTTTAAGCGGAAATAG
- the alr gene encoding alanine racemase, producing MIDYNKVRVEISLANLLANVRRFQGVCPTIIPVIKSDAYGHGLAEVARALQGEGIATLAVGFVNEAVALRRSGWVGRILALLGPVDDEDTVALWEHDILAAIANADQLARVAEAARTRGRLAVCLKFDTGMRRLGFRPEALPQLLDALAANPALVPVMASTHLASADMPDREAQVAVQAARFQDVIDVLARAGHRVEANIANSAGGMAHAGCRMDSMRLGIAMYGANPFYGTAWEEKGEGLAQTMQVSAPVLHVHTLARGEGVSYGWTYVTGRDREVAVVGVGYADNYSRSLSNRGFMNIKGHRVPILGRVCMQMTVVDVSRLVGEEGPGVRPGDRAWLLGGPGPGTIAPEELADWWDTIPYEVFCLLGMNPRSHAA from the coding sequence ATGATCGATTACAACAAGGTCCGGGTTGAAATCTCCCTCGCCAACCTGTTGGCCAATGTCCGGCGTTTTCAGGGGGTGTGCCCCACCATCATCCCGGTGATCAAGTCCGACGCCTACGGCCACGGGCTGGCCGAAGTGGCCCGGGCGCTTCAGGGAGAGGGCATCGCCACCCTGGCCGTGGGCTTTGTCAACGAGGCGGTCGCGCTACGGCGCTCCGGCTGGGTCGGGCGCATCCTGGCGTTGCTCGGTCCCGTGGACGACGAAGACACGGTCGCCCTGTGGGAGCACGACATCCTGGCCGCCATTGCCAATGCGGACCAGCTCGCCCGGGTGGCCGAGGCTGCCCGCACCCGTGGACGGCTGGCCGTGTGCCTCAAATTCGATACCGGCATGCGCCGCCTAGGGTTCCGGCCCGAGGCGCTGCCCCAGTTGCTCGACGCTCTGGCCGCCAACCCCGCACTGGTGCCGGTCATGGCCAGCACCCATCTGGCCTCGGCCGATATGCCGGACCGGGAGGCGCAGGTTGCCGTCCAGGCCGCCCGTTTCCAGGACGTGATCGATGTGCTGGCCCGGGCCGGGCACAGGGTGGAGGCCAATATCGCCAATTCGGCCGGGGGCATGGCCCACGCAGGCTGCCGTATGGACAGCATGCGCCTTGGCATCGCCATGTACGGGGCCAATCCCTTTTACGGCACTGCCTGGGAGGAAAAAGGGGAGGGGCTTGCCCAGACCATGCAGGTTTCGGCCCCGGTGCTCCATGTCCATACCCTGGCCCGGGGCGAGGGGGTCAGCTACGGCTGGACCTATGTGACCGGCCGCGACCGGGAGGTGGCCGTCGTTGGCGTGGGTTATGCGGATAACTACAGCCGGAGTCTGTCCAACCGGGGTTTCATGAACATCAAGGGGCACCGGGTGCCCATTCTCGGCCGCGTGTGCATGCAGATGACCGTGGTTGACGTAAGCCGTCTGGTGGGCGAAGAGGGACCTGGAGTCCGACCCGGCGACCGGGCCTGGCTGCTGGGCGGCCCCGGCCCCGGAACCATCGCGCCCGAGGAGCTGGCCGACTGGTGGGACACCATTCCCTACGAAGTTTTTTGTCTGCTCGGGATGAACCCGCGCAGCCACGCCGCATAA